In Microbulbifer celer, a single window of DNA contains:
- the rarD gene encoding EamA family transporter RarD, with translation MQNPNSDSAAAGLLAGIGAFLIWGFAPLYFNLLDGISAPEILSHRSVWSFILALILLAMIGKLPDLRATLCSRQKMLTLLLSTVLIGSNWLVFIWSITNQHLLDASLGYYINPLISVLLGVVVLGERLRPMQWIAVALAALGIAYELWQFGKLPLIALFLAVTFGFYGLVRKQAPVDSLTGLAVETLYMLPVALGFLFWTTSPTSNLFNNSWDLNTLLVLAGPITLTPLLLFNIAARRLNLSTIGFLQYLGPTLMFLLATLYYREPFDTGKLVTFALVWIALAFYSADALGQRRKRRALRKKAI, from the coding sequence GTGCAAAACCCGAATTCCGACTCCGCTGCCGCAGGCCTGCTGGCAGGTATCGGCGCCTTCCTGATCTGGGGATTCGCGCCGCTGTATTTCAATCTGCTCGACGGCATTTCCGCACCGGAAATTCTCAGCCACCGCAGTGTTTGGTCATTTATTCTGGCGCTGATTCTGCTGGCAATGATCGGCAAACTGCCGGATCTGCGCGCCACCCTGTGCTCGCGTCAAAAGATGCTGACTCTGCTGTTGTCCACGGTACTGATCGGCAGTAACTGGCTGGTGTTTATCTGGTCCATCACCAACCAGCATCTGCTGGATGCCAGCCTCGGCTATTACATCAACCCGCTGATCAGCGTGCTGCTGGGTGTAGTGGTACTCGGGGAAAGGTTGCGGCCGATGCAGTGGATTGCGGTAGCGCTGGCAGCATTGGGGATTGCCTATGAATTGTGGCAGTTCGGCAAGCTGCCTTTGATCGCGCTGTTTCTGGCGGTGACTTTTGGATTTTATGGCCTGGTGCGCAAACAGGCACCAGTGGACAGCCTTACCGGGCTCGCAGTAGAGACCCTGTATATGCTGCCGGTTGCCCTGGGTTTTCTGTTCTGGACTACAAGCCCCACCAGCAATCTGTTCAATAACAGCTGGGATCTGAATACCCTGCTGGTGCTGGCAGGCCCCATAACCCTGACCCCACTGCTGCTGTTCAATATCGCCGCGCGCCGGCTCAATCTGTCCACCATCGGGTTTCTGCAGTATCTCGGCCCCACGCTCATGTTTCTGCTCGCCACCCTGTATTACCGGGAACCGTTTGATACCGGCAAGCTGGTGACCTTTGCCCTGGTGTGGATTGCCCTGGCCTTCTATTCCGCGGACGCACTGGGGCAACGGCGCAAACGCCGTGCACTGCGTAAAAAAGCAATCTGA